The Streptomyces sp. NBC_00102 genome segment CCGGCGAGTTCGTGCTCGCGTCGACGTACGAGGTCATCACGCTCCCCGACGACCTGGCCTCGCGGCTGGAGGGCAAGAGTTCGCTCGGGCGGCTCGGGCTGGTGACGCACTCCACCGCCGGGTTCATCGACCCCGGGTTCTCGGGGCACGTCACGCTGGAGCTGTCGAATCTGGCGACGCTGCCGATAAAGCTGTGGCCGGGGATGAAGATCGGGCAGTTGTGCATGTTCCGCCTGACGTCGCCGTCGGAGTTCCCCTACGGTTCGGAGCGGTACGGTTCCCGCTACCAGGGGCAGCGCGGTCCGACGGCCTCGCGTTCGTATCTGAACTTCCACCGGACCCAGGTCTGAGAAGAAGGACGCGGAGGTGACGGGCGTGGCAGCTGCGGAGGACCGGGAGAACCTGACCTACGAGACGTTCGGGCTCGCCGTGCGGGAGCTCGCGCAGGCGGTGGCCGACGACGGGTTCGAGCCCGATGTGGTGCTGAGCATCGCGCGGGGCGGCGTGTTCGTGGCCGGCGGTCTGGCGTACGCGCTGGACTGCAAGAACATCCACCTGGTCAACGTGGAGTTCTACACCGGTGTGGGCACGACCCTGGAGATGCCGGTCATGCTGGCGCCCGTCCCGAACGTCGTGGACTTCACGCGCAAGAAGGTCCTGATCGCCGACGACGTCGCCGACACCGGCAAGACGCTGAAGCTGGTCCGCGACTTCTGCCTGGACCACGTCGCCGAGGTACGCAGCGCGGTCATCTACGAGAAGCCGCAGTCGCTCGTGAAGTGCGAGTACGTGTGGAAGAAGACCGACCGCTGGATCAACTTCCCGTGGAGCGTCGAGAAGCCCGTCGTGCGGCGTACGGGGCAGGTTCTCGACTCCTGAGGGACCGAGGCAGCAGCGGTATCGCGTACGGAGAAGGCCCGGGCCCCCGCAGATAGGGGTCCGGGCCTTCTCCGTACGGGCGGCGGTCTGCCGCTCAGATGACGCCGAGCTTGAGGATGGAGAGCAGGCCGATCAGCTGGAGTGCCGAGGCGCCCAGGGCCTTCGGCCAGGGCAGGTCGTGGGACTTGCTGATCATCGAGGTGAAGAGCGCTCCGGCGGCCAGCAGGGTGAGCCAGCCGATGATCTGGACGAACGAGTTGTCGCCGCCCAGGAAGAGGGCGAAGAGCAGTCGGGGGGCGTCCGTGATCGACATGATCAGCATGGAGAGGCCCACGGTGGGCTGCCAGGCTCCGTCGCCGCCGAGCTGGCGAGCCAGGGTGTGGGTCACCGCACCGAGGATCAGGCCGCCGATGACGAAACCGACGCCGGTGAGGATGACGTAGGGGACGGCCGTGGAGATGGTGGCGTTGATGGCCTCTTCGCGGGCCTGGTCGAAGCCGAACAGCGCCAGCAGCCCGTAGACGAAGGTGACGATCAGCGCGGGGCCCCAGACCGGGTAGTCCCGCATCTGCCAGAACGTCGCGCCGGGGCGCAGCACGATGCCGGACAGCAG includes the following:
- a CDS encoding phosphoribosyltransferase, producing MAAAEDRENLTYETFGLAVRELAQAVADDGFEPDVVLSIARGGVFVAGGLAYALDCKNIHLVNVEFYTGVGTTLEMPVMLAPVPNVVDFTRKKVLIADDVADTGKTLKLVRDFCLDHVAEVRSAVIYEKPQSLVKCEYVWKKTDRWINFPWSVEKPVVRRTGQVLDS
- a CDS encoding YIP1 family protein, with protein sequence MAGFRIGRGRDNRTPQQPQQARQPQQRQPYGGQQAPQPPYGAQQWPQAGGTPAPPQYGAPRATPYGNGGGYTSAPRGNDGRGQYDGRGQQPGGHGEPEYFGDPYQEAPRQDPYANNPGHTQAFSLGDDPYNDGGTYQAGNTPAQPAGPRLAWKDLLSGIVLRPGATFWQMRDYPVWGPALIVTFVYGLLALFGFDQAREEAINATISTAVPYVILTGVGFVIGGLILGAVTHTLARQLGGDGAWQPTVGLSMLIMSITDAPRLLFALFLGGDNSFVQIIGWLTLLAAGALFTSMISKSHDLPWPKALGASALQLIGLLSILKLGVI
- the dcd gene encoding dCTP deaminase, producing MLLSDKDLRNEIDSGRVRIDPFDPSMVQPSSIDVRLDRYFRVFENHRYPHIDPAVEQPDLTRTVEPEGDEPFILHPGEFVLASTYEVITLPDDLASRLEGKSSLGRLGLVTHSTAGFIDPGFSGHVTLELSNLATLPIKLWPGMKIGQLCMFRLTSPSEFPYGSERYGSRYQGQRGPTASRSYLNFHRTQV